A genomic window from Cucumis melo cultivar AY chromosome 8, USDA_Cmelo_AY_1.0, whole genome shotgun sequence includes:
- the LOC103486152 gene encoding fructokinase-like 2, chloroplastic, whose protein sequence is MNFTGLPFLKESQVMFMASSFTQLLLIPRCEPSWTFHYCPSLNLNQHQDLRVRYKWAITAISKKKVSESLVQDGFNEEEIAKKKTPRTPRRTTKKTRKKTSDDTPNLKSELVSSVNETEVEESIVNASVEDFKTTSRVSRSKAASTSTSVEDNKAEVKKRRGRKPKKKDNSMDLQFSESKVSDGENSLLIGNDVDESDGEFDFGIDEGDDVSVTYSWPPLVCCFGAAHHAFVPSGRPANRLLDYEIHNRLKDALWAPEKFVRAPGGSAGSVAIALSSLGGKVAFMGKLGDDDYGQAMLYYMNVNNVQTRSVQVDSKRTTAVSQMKIGKRGRLKMTCVKSSAEDSLSKSEINIDVLKEAKMFYFGTHSLLDPNMRSTSMKAIKIARKLGSVIFYDLNLPLPLWHSRDETKEFIQQVWNLADIIEVTKQELEFLCGIQPSEEFDTRNNDSSKFVHYEPEVIKPLWHRNLKVLFVTNGTSKIHYYTEEHDGAILGMEDAPLTPFTSDMSASGDGIVAALMRMLSVQPHLVTDKGYLERSIKYAINCGVIDQWLLGRTRGYPPNDETEEVTADENGIRSITEEEFRTVAAVS, encoded by the exons ATGAATTTCACTGGCCTTCCATTTCTGAAGGAATCCCAAGTCATGTTTATGGCTTCTTCATTTACTCAGCTTCTTCTTATTCCCAG ATGCGAGCCAAGTTGGACATTTCACTACTGCCCATCCCTCAACTTAAACCAACATCAGGATCTTAGAGTACGTTATAAATGGGCTATTACAGCAATTTCTAAGAAGAAAGTTTCAGAAAGCTTAGTTCAAGACGGATTCAATGAGGAGGAGATTGCAAAAAAGAAGACTCCTAGGACACCTAGACGTACCACCAAAAAGACTAGAAAGAAAACCTCAGACGATACTCCGAACCTAAAAAGTGAATTAGTATCTTCAGTGAATGAGACTGAAGTTGAGGAAAGCATTGTTAATGCATCTGTAGAAGATTTTAAGACAACCTCGAGAGTGTCTCGAAGCAAAG CTGCATCTACCTCAACTAGCGTGGAGGACAATAAAGCTGAGGTGAAGAAAAGACGAGGGAGGAAGCCAAAGAAGAAGGATAATAGTATGGACCTTCAGTTTAGTGAATCTAAAGTTAGTGATGGTGAAAATTCCTtgctcattgggaatgatgttgATGAAAGTGATGGGGAATTTGATTTTGGTATTGATGAGGGAGATGATGTGAGTGTCACGTACAGTTGGCCTCCTCTTGTTTGTTGTTTTGGAGCTGCACACCATGCTTTTGTGCCTTCAGGAAGGCCAGCAAACAGACTTCTCGATTATGAAATCCACAACAGACTGAAAGATGCATTATGGGCCCCAGAAAAGTTTGTTAGGGCGCCTGGAGGATCTGCAGGAAGCGTTGCAATTGCACTTTCAAGCTTAGGTGGAAAAGTAGCTTTTATGGGAAAACTTGGAGATGATGACTATGGTCAGGCCATGTTATATTATATGAATGTGAACAATGTTCAGACTCGATCAGTTCAGGTTGACAGTAAGCGGACAACAGCTGTGTCGCAGATGAAAATTGGCAAGAGGGGTCGCTTGAAGATGACTTGTGTTAAATCTAGTGCAGAAGATTCTTTATCAAAGTCAGAGATAAACATAGATGTGTTAAAGGAG GCTAAAATGTTCTACTTCGGCACACATTCCCTCCTTGATCCGAATATGAGATCAACTTCAATGAAAGCCATTAAAATCGCTAGAAAGTTGGGGAGCGTTATTTTTTACGATTTGAACCTTCCTTTACCTCTTTGGCACTCTCGTGATGAAACAAAAGAGTTCATACAACAAGTGTGGAATCTTGCAGATATTATTGAGGTCACGAAGCAAGAGCTCGAGTTCCTTTGTGGGATCCAGCCATCAGAGGAATTTGACACCAGAAACAATGATAGTTCAAAATTTGTCCACTATGAACCAGAAGTTATTAAGCCACTTTGGCATAGAAATCTCAAGGTCTTGTTTGTGACTAACGGAACTTCTAAAATACACTACTATACAGAGGAGCATGATGGCGCTATTCTTGGAATGGAAGATGCCCCACTTACCCCTTTCACTTCTGATATGTCAGCGTCAGGAGACGGCATTGTAGCAG CTCTAATGAGAATGTTATCAGTTCAGCCCCATCTGGTTACTGATAAGGGATACTTAGAACGCTCAATAAAGTATGCAATCAACTGTGGCGTAATTGACCAATGGTTACTTGGACGAACACGTGGCTATCCTCCAAATGATGAAACAGAGGAAGTGACTGCTGACGAAAATGGCATACGGTCTATAACAGAAGAGGAATTCCGCACGGTTGCTGCTGTAAGTTAA